The following proteins come from a genomic window of Alphaproteobacteria bacterium:
- a CDS encoding MFS transporter, with product MLKGMRNFFSAYGNAILRYYDHALYMFFAHELGVHFFQNDQSLYVKIFLVYALGYFIKPLGGIILGYIADRYYGRKTTLNIALCGVAFSTFCIGILPSYETIGITSSILLIMFRLIQGIFMGSSVGMVYVYESATKYKNFSNSIFCLSYSIGIFLASLSSDFLYWRVPFLLQSCGAILLFFYSLNTKETFIPKECKVSAKPNKRAVLKAFLISGSLSGLYKFFFVFMCAYLLQKNCAFIWKCKISTALLLMSMVVTPLIGWIIDRVKHEKRIMIALYVVLLSLLSVYVYNPLNLSILVIISIIIFALELMGAPLINTFFTRANRCLGTSTAYSFASLAFSSSVPLISLGLEKFTGNEKGVFIYPVIVCLLGLIGILLPTSS from the coding sequence ATGCTCAAAGGTATGAGAAATTTTTTTAGCGCTTATGGCAATGCGATTTTGCGATATTATGATCATGCGCTTTATATGTTTTTTGCGCATGAGCTTGGAGTTCACTTTTTCCAAAATGATCAAAGTTTATATGTAAAAATATTTTTGGTTTATGCATTAGGTTACTTTATAAAGCCTTTGGGCGGTATAATTCTTGGCTATATTGCAGATCGCTATTATGGTCGCAAAACAACGCTGAATATTGCCTTATGTGGTGTGGCATTTTCAACGTTTTGCATTGGAATATTGCCATCTTATGAAACTATAGGCATCACGTCATCAATTCTACTTATCATGTTTCGGTTGATTCAAGGCATTTTTATGGGCAGTTCTGTAGGTATGGTTTATGTTTACGAGAGCGCGACAAAGTATAAAAATTTTTCCAACAGTATTTTTTGTTTGTCGTATTCGATTGGAATTTTTCTTGCCTCATTATCGTCAGATTTCTTGTATTGGCGGGTTCCGTTTTTGTTGCAATCTTGTGGAGCAATCCTGTTGTTTTTTTATAGTTTAAACACCAAAGAAACTTTTATCCCTAAAGAATGCAAAGTCAGCGCTAAGCCAAATAAAAGAGCGGTTTTAAAGGCATTTCTTATTTCAGGCAGTTTAAGCGGGTTATACAAATTTTTCTTTGTATTTATGTGCGCTTATTTGCTACAAAAAAATTGCGCATTCATATGGAAGTGCAAAATAAGCACAGCATTGCTTCTCATGAGCATGGTTGTAACACCTTTGATAGGGTGGATTATAGATCGCGTTAAGCATGAAAAACGCATCATGATAGCTCTTTATGTAGTTTTACTCAGCTTGTTATCTGTCTACGTTTATAACCCTCTAAACCTAAGTATTCTTGTTATTATCAGTATTATTATTTTTGCTCTTGAGCTGATGGGCGCACCTCTTATCAATACATTTTTTACAAGAGCAAATCGCTGTTTAGGTACATCAACAGCTTACTCCTTTGCATCTTTAGCATTTTCAAGTTCAGTTCCTTTAATAAGCCTTGGATTAGAGAAATTTACAGGAAATGAAAAGGGTGTATTTATATACCCTGTTATTGTTTGTCTGTTAGGACTGATTGGGATTCTGCTTCCAACGTCCTCATAA
- a CDS encoding DMT family transporter, whose product MKNTKNWFLRSGYLQGAFWAIMINVVASANDVIMKYTGGRHHFIEVSFFRYLFSTLVILPYMFKNTTLFKTQHFGRHALRAFIGSTALTACCFSVNIMPLYENTVIMFSQPIFFLLLAHFLLDERVDFKRWLCTLFAFLGLAIVFYPGAHSFNWAALVPTVAAFLFAYSDIINKKMVMHEHTFTLLFYFGVGATLFSLVPLPWVWKMPTFEEMFFFALLGVGANLIQVCIFRAFTATDASGLAPFRYVELITGGLFGYIFFQQIPEMHVLYGAIIIMLSTFALTLYEKRFEQINA is encoded by the coding sequence GTGAAAAACACAAAAAACTGGTTTTTGAGATCTGGATATCTGCAGGGTGCCTTCTGGGCCATCATGATTAACGTTGTTGCGTCAGCCAACGATGTGATCATGAAATACACAGGTGGACGACATCACTTTATCGAGGTATCGTTCTTCCGTTATCTATTTAGTACATTGGTCATCTTACCTTACATGTTCAAAAATACAACTTTATTTAAAACACAACATTTTGGTCGACATGCGTTACGTGCATTTATTGGTTCCACCGCCCTTACGGCTTGCTGTTTTTCTGTGAATATTATGCCGCTATATGAAAATACTGTGATTATGTTTTCACAGCCAATTTTCTTTCTCCTCCTAGCGCACTTTCTATTGGATGAACGCGTTGATTTTAAACGATGGCTGTGCACACTGTTTGCATTTCTTGGATTGGCGATTGTATTTTATCCAGGTGCACATTCATTTAACTGGGCAGCGCTTGTGCCAACAGTTGCAGCATTTTTATTTGCATACTCCGATATCATAAATAAAAAAATGGTTATGCATGAACATACTTTTACGTTGTTATTTTATTTTGGTGTAGGTGCCACATTGTTTTCTCTTGTTCCCCTACCCTGGGTTTGGAAAATGCCGACATTTGAAGAAATGTTCTTTTTTGCACTTTTGGGAGTGGGCGCAAATTTAATTCAAGTGTGTATATTTAGAGCATTTACTGCAACAGACGCATCAGGACTGGCACCATTTCGCTATGTTGAATTAATTACAGGCGGGCTTTTTGGTTATATATTCTTCCAACAAATTCCTGAGATGCATGTGCTTTATGGCGCGATTATTATCATGTTAAGCACTTTTGCTTTAACACTTTATGAGAAGCGTTTTGAACAAATTAATGCTTGA
- the upp gene encoding uracil phosphoribosyltransferase, with protein sequence MQAFKKIALCAFIFFGLTGQTPSTHDFQNLTVVEHPLIKHKLTIMRNKKTKSRAFSRLLHEISLLMTYEVTRNLPTKDLLVETPVAQAVGSKLSGRIVIVPILRAGLGMSKGLEEIMPHAKRGHIGLARDPITKQPIEYLFKIPKNKEGQIYIVVDPMLATGGSAVYAVKKMIDSGIAPTQIIFMSLVAAPEGVEKFQEQLPTVPIFTAALDEKLNEKAYIVPGLGDAGDRVFGTE encoded by the coding sequence GCGTTTATTTTTTTTGGATTAACAGGACAAACACCTTCAACACATGACTTTCAAAACTTAACTGTTGTAGAGCATCCGTTGATTAAGCATAAGCTCACAATTATGCGCAATAAAAAAACAAAATCACGTGCATTTTCTAGGTTGCTTCATGAAATTTCTCTTTTGATGACTTATGAAGTGACGCGAAATTTACCTACAAAAGATCTTCTGGTTGAAACCCCTGTCGCTCAAGCTGTAGGATCCAAACTCTCTGGCAGAATTGTCATTGTGCCAATTTTACGAGCTGGTCTTGGAATGTCTAAAGGGTTGGAAGAAATTATGCCTCATGCAAAACGCGGACACATTGGACTTGCGCGCGATCCTATCACAAAACAACCAATAGAATATTTGTTTAAAATACCCAAAAATAAAGAGGGTCAGATTTATATTGTTGTTGATCCGATGTTAGCCACTGGTGGGTCGGCTGTATATGCTGTGAAAAAAATGATTGATTCTGGTATTGCGCCAACTCAAATTATCTTTATGTCACTTGTTGCAGCCCCTGAAGGCGTTGAAAAATTTCAAGAGCAACTTCCAACAGTTCCTATATTTACAGCTGCTTTAGATGAAAAACTTAATGAAAAAGCCTATATTGTTCCTGGACTTGGCGATGCGGGCGATCGCGTGTTTGGAACAGAATAA